The Prevotella sp. oral taxon 299 str. F0039 genome has a segment encoding these proteins:
- the gldE gene encoding gliding motility-associated protein GldE, with translation MDFLSIEQALSDISFNPISLGVVIAILITIVLLGLSAFASASEIAYFSLSPSDLSELSEERTEQDKAINMLRDDSERTLATILITNNFVNVTIIMLCNYIFTSLVYFGEKAYWLQFLIVTVLLTFLLLLFGEIIPKVYSRENPLAFCRRSVNGILFFRRLFWVFETILLRSGFLASKVIKNDQQMLSVDELEHALELTDKNDIKEEQKMLQGIVRFGDETVREVMTSRQDIVALNINSSFSDVLKSIVENNYSRIPVYQNNDDNIKGVLYIKDLLPHLTKPTSFKWQTLMRPPHFVPETKRLDDMMKDFKENKVHIAIVVDEFGGTSGLITLEDILEEIVGEINDEYDEEDTSYSKLNYNTYVFDGKTLLSDVTRILEVDDDYFSEIEGDADSLAGLLLEIKGDFPTMHERIEYRNFMFEILKVDGRRISKVKITISTNNDA, from the coding sequence GTGGATTTTCTTTCGATAGAACAAGCATTATCAGATATTTCTTTTAATCCAATTTCTTTAGGAGTTGTCATTGCAATTCTTATCACTATTGTTTTACTTGGCTTGTCGGCATTTGCCAGTGCTTCTGAAATTGCCTATTTCAGCTTGTCTCCTTCTGACCTTTCTGAATTGTCAGAAGAACGCACAGAGCAAGATAAAGCTATCAATATGCTTCGAGATGATAGTGAAAGAACCCTAGCAACCATTCTGATAACCAATAACTTTGTAAATGTAACCATCATTATGTTATGTAATTATATATTCACTTCGTTGGTTTATTTTGGTGAAAAAGCTTATTGGTTACAATTCTTAATTGTTACAGTTTTATTGACCTTCTTACTTTTATTATTTGGAGAAATTATTCCAAAGGTATATAGTAGAGAGAATCCTTTAGCTTTTTGTCGTCGTTCGGTGAATGGCATATTATTCTTTAGACGTCTTTTTTGGGTATTTGAAACAATTCTTTTGCGTAGTGGTTTCTTAGCTTCTAAAGTGATTAAGAACGACCAACAAATGCTTAGTGTAGATGAGCTTGAACACGCTTTGGAGCTAACAGACAAGAATGATATAAAAGAAGAGCAGAAAATGCTACAAGGAATTGTGCGTTTTGGAGATGAAACAGTGCGAGAAGTGATGACCAGTCGTCAAGATATTGTTGCTTTAAATATCAATAGTTCTTTCTCAGATGTGTTGAAAAGCATTGTAGAGAACAATTATAGTAGAATTCCAGTTTATCAAAATAACGATGATAACATAAAGGGAGTTCTTTATATTAAAGACCTTCTTCCGCATCTTACTAAGCCTACAAGCTTTAAATGGCAGACCTTAATGCGCCCTCCTCACTTCGTTCCTGAAACGAAACGACTCGATGATATGATGAAAGATTTTAAAGAGAATAAGGTTCATATCGCCATTGTTGTTGATGAGTTTGGTGGAACAAGTGGTCTTATTACACTAGAAGATATACTTGAAGAAATTGTAGGAGAAATCAATGACGAATACGATGAAGAAGATACAAGTTATAGCAAGCTTAACTATAATACTTATGTATTTGATGGAAAGACACTTTTAAGTGATGTTACTAGAATTTTAGAGGTAGACGATGATTACTTTTCTGAAATTGAAGGAGATGCTGATAGCTTAGCAGGCTTATTGTTAGAGATAAAAGGTGACTTCCCAACTATGCACGAACGCATTGAATATCGTAACTTTATGTTTGAGATATTAAAGGTTGATGGACGCAGAATTAGTAAGGTGAAGATCACTATTTCTACAAATAATGATGCGTAA
- a CDS encoding 4'-phosphopantetheinyl transferase superfamily protein: MPLLSVEKINPHTTLLLWKITETEEQLKGQLPENVLKTIVYKNYKSSSRRIEVMATYALLLSFLKIPSVVVHHKSNGQPLLDGFYISISHTNGYACVLLSTQNMVAIDIEYHSDRIARIRSKFLRNDEPFNSIDQLLVIWSAKETLYKYFSADDLMFNEMKVESISKSSLSMINLKTNEKRKVFYSLTSDYVLTYII, translated from the coding sequence ATGCCATTATTATCTGTAGAAAAGATCAATCCTCATACCACTCTCTTGTTATGGAAAATTACAGAGACAGAGGAACAATTGAAAGGTCAGTTGCCTGAAAATGTTCTTAAGACAATTGTATATAAGAATTATAAAAGCAGTAGTCGACGCATTGAGGTAATGGCTACTTATGCCTTATTGCTCTCATTTCTTAAAATACCTTCTGTCGTAGTCCATCATAAAAGTAATGGCCAACCCTTGTTAGATGGTTTTTATATTAGTATAAGTCACACAAATGGTTATGCATGTGTATTGTTGAGTACTCAGAATATGGTTGCTATAGATATAGAATATCATAGTGATAGAATCGCAAGAATTCGCTCTAAGTTTCTAAGAAATGATGAACCCTTTAACTCCATAGATCAACTTCTTGTGATTTGGAGTGCAAAGGAAACTCTTTATAAGTATTTTTCTGCTGATGATTTGATGTTTAATGAGATGAAGGTTGAGAGTATATCAAAGTCTTCTTTAAGTATGATTAATCTTAAAACAAATGAGAAAAGAAAGGTATTTTATTCCTTAACATCTGATTATGTGCTAACTTATATCATATAA
- a CDS encoding DASS family sodium-coupled anion symporter translates to MSNQEQNVLSESFNLKKCILFAVAVLITLILWNLPLDYYGIDGLTVIQRRVIAIFAFATILWITEAIPSWATSVSVIGIMLFTISDNAFNFMRDGFDKQELINHEDIMATFADPIIILFLGGFILAIAASKAGLDVLLARTLLKPFGKKSENVLLGFILITGVFSMFLSNTATAIMTLTFLTPVFKALPPEGKGRIALTLGIPVAANIGGMGTPIGTPPNAIALKYLNDVNGLNAGIGFGDWLLFMMPLTIVLLLIGWYFLKTFFPFKQKVIHLQIDGKVQRNWRSAVVAVTFICTILLWLLDKITGIGANTVAMLPITVFAITGVVTAKDLQYINWGVIWMVAGGFTLGLALNESGLAEIVIKNITFDKWHPLVILVISGFACYILSNFISNTATAALLVPILAVVCKGMGSNLDAIGGGITILIGIAISASAAMCLPISTPPNAIAHSTGLVDQKQMMKIGGVMGFITMILGYLVLFSVAHMHIIK, encoded by the coding sequence ATGTCAAACCAAGAACAAAACGTTTTATCGGAAAGTTTCAACTTAAAGAAATGCATTCTCTTTGCAGTTGCAGTTCTCATTACTTTAATTTTATGGAATCTTCCACTAGATTATTATGGCATCGACGGCCTAACGGTTATTCAACGACGTGTTATTGCCATATTTGCTTTTGCAACAATACTATGGATTACTGAAGCAATTCCATCGTGGGCAACCTCTGTTTCGGTAATTGGTATTATGCTTTTTACAATTTCCGACAATGCATTTAATTTCATGAGAGATGGCTTTGATAAGCAAGAACTCATCAATCACGAAGATATTATGGCTACATTTGCTGATCCAATCATTATTCTTTTCTTAGGGGGCTTCATTCTTGCAATCGCTGCAAGCAAGGCTGGTCTTGATGTTTTGCTGGCAAGAACCTTATTAAAACCATTTGGAAAAAAATCAGAAAATGTGCTATTAGGATTTATTCTGATCACAGGAGTATTCTCAATGTTTCTGTCCAACACAGCAACTGCCATTATGACGCTTACCTTCTTAACTCCTGTTTTTAAAGCTCTCCCACCTGAGGGAAAAGGACGTATAGCCTTAACTCTAGGTATTCCTGTTGCAGCTAACATCGGTGGAATGGGTACTCCAATCGGAACACCACCAAATGCAATTGCCTTAAAATATCTAAATGACGTGAATGGTCTTAACGCAGGAATTGGTTTTGGAGACTGGTTACTATTTATGATGCCTTTAACCATCGTGCTGTTACTTATTGGTTGGTATTTTCTTAAAACCTTTTTTCCTTTTAAGCAAAAAGTAATTCATTTACAAATAGATGGAAAGGTGCAGCGTAATTGGAGATCAGCTGTTGTGGCTGTGACTTTTATTTGTACCATCTTATTGTGGCTTTTAGATAAGATAACAGGAATTGGAGCTAATACTGTAGCAATGTTGCCTATTACTGTATTTGCAATTACAGGTGTAGTAACAGCAAAAGACCTACAATATATTAATTGGGGTGTTATCTGGATGGTTGCGGGCGGATTTACTTTAGGCCTTGCATTGAATGAATCGGGATTAGCAGAGATTGTTATTAAGAATATTACTTTCGACAAGTGGCATCCCTTGGTAATTCTTGTAATCTCAGGATTTGCTTGCTATATACTTTCTAATTTTATTTCAAATACAGCCACAGCTGCTCTTCTTGTGCCTATTTTAGCTGTTGTATGCAAAGGGATGGGAAGTAATCTTGACGCTATAGGTGGTGGCATTACAATATTAATTGGTATCGCAATTTCTGCTTCTGCAGCGATGTGCTTGCCTATTAGTACTCCTCCAAATGCTATTGCCCATTCTACGGGTCTAGTAGATCAAAAGCAAATGATGAAGATTGGAGGAGTAATGGGTTTTATCACAATGATTCTTGGATACCTAGTTCTTTTTTCTGTGGCTCATATGCATATTATTAAATAA
- a CDS encoding gliding motility protein GldB codes for MRHFLYLLLCFIFLSSCNLKLGNKEQKDKHLLVEAKRYDQLESRYLTTGDFSALQNMQTEYPQETRALIEDVLKLGDIDEIGINSRLLKFYQDTLLQRVIADIEEQYNDFSDINKELSFAFKRMQKLLPSTTIPKVYTQIGAFDQSIIVNRNTIGISLDKYLGSEYPLYKKFYTAAQRETMNRSYIVADCLHFYLMSLFPCLKEQSDNLIETGLHAAAVMWVTNTILNKEMFTTKKVQLIGSFMAKHPEMTIKELLQCKHYRTLL; via the coding sequence GTGAGACACTTTCTCTATTTACTATTATGTTTCATCTTTTTATCTTCTTGCAACCTAAAACTAGGTAACAAAGAACAAAAAGACAAACATTTGTTGGTTGAAGCGAAACGCTATGATCAACTAGAGAGTCGTTATCTCACAACTGGAGATTTCTCTGCATTACAGAATATGCAAACAGAATATCCACAAGAGACTCGTGCTTTAATTGAAGATGTATTGAAATTAGGCGATATTGACGAAATTGGAATAAATAGTAGACTGCTAAAATTCTATCAAGATACACTTCTTCAACGTGTGATTGCAGATATTGAAGAACAATATAATGATTTTTCTGACATCAATAAAGAATTATCTTTTGCTTTTAAAAGAATGCAAAAACTACTCCCGAGCACAACTATCCCAAAAGTTTATACACAAATTGGAGCCTTTGATCAAAGCATTATTGTAAACAGAAACACCATTGGGATTTCATTAGATAAATACCTTGGTAGCGAATATCCTTTATATAAGAAATTTTATACTGCAGCACAAAGAGAAACAATGAATAGAAGTTATATTGTAGCAGATTGCCTACACTTCTATCTAATGAGTCTTTTCCCATGCTTAAAAGAGCAAAGTGACAATCTAATTGAAACTGGATTGCATGCAGCAGCAGTGATGTGGGTGACCAATACCATATTGAATAAAGAAATGTTTACTACCAAAAAAGTTCAATTGATTGGTAGTTTTATGGCGAAACACCCTGAAATGACAATAAAAGAGTTATTACAATGTAAGCATTATAGAACGCTATTATAA
- a CDS encoding TIGR01212 family radical SAM protein (This family includes YhcC from E. coli K-12, an uncharacterized radical SAM protein.), translating into MNTSFLYNDFGSWMKQQFPFKVQKISIDAGFSCPNRDGTIARGGCTYCDNRTFNPSYCHKRDSVTEQLEAGKRFFGKKYPDMKYLAYFQAYTNTYSPTSKLRTMYEEALAVSDVVGLVIGTRPDCVSDELLDYLQELNKKTFVLVEYGIETTNNKTLERINRGHSFECSVDAIKRTKERGILTGGHIILGLPGEDLQESIQQAKIISLLPLDILKIHQMQIIRGTKLAKEWNEEPFHLYSLDEYIELIAQYIQYLRKDLVLERFVSQSPPEYLVGPKWGIKNYEFTNKLVNYLKKHNIKQGDLVE; encoded by the coding sequence ATGAATACATCTTTTTTATATAACGATTTTGGGTCTTGGATGAAGCAACAGTTTCCTTTTAAGGTTCAAAAGATATCCATTGACGCTGGTTTTTCTTGTCCAAACAGAGATGGAACCATTGCTCGTGGAGGCTGTACATATTGTGATAATAGGACATTTAACCCTTCTTATTGTCATAAAAGAGATTCTGTTACAGAACAATTAGAGGCAGGAAAGCGATTTTTTGGAAAGAAATATCCTGATATGAAATATCTTGCATACTTCCAAGCATATACAAATACTTATTCACCAACATCTAAATTGAGAACAATGTACGAAGAAGCCTTAGCCGTTAGTGATGTTGTTGGATTGGTAATTGGTACTCGTCCCGATTGTGTTTCAGACGAATTACTCGATTATTTACAAGAGTTGAATAAGAAAACATTTGTTTTAGTAGAGTATGGAATAGAGACAACGAATAATAAAACGTTAGAAAGAATTAACCGAGGTCATTCATTTGAGTGTAGTGTTGATGCGATAAAAAGAACGAAAGAACGTGGAATATTAACAGGAGGGCATATCATTTTAGGTCTTCCTGGTGAGGATTTACAAGAGAGCATACAACAAGCTAAGATCATATCTCTACTTCCTTTAGACATACTTAAAATACATCAAATGCAAATTATTAGAGGAACGAAGTTGGCAAAGGAATGGAATGAGGAGCCTTTTCACCTTTATTCGCTTGATGAATATATTGAACTCATTGCGCAATATATTCAGTATTTAAGAAAAGATCTTGTGTTAGAGCGATTTGTTAGTCAATCTCCTCCAGAGTATTTGGTCGGTCCTAAATGGGGAATAAAGAACTATGAGTTTACCAATAAGCTTGTAAACTACTTGAAAAAACACAATATTAAGCAGGGAGATTTAGTTGAATAG
- a CDS encoding S9 family peptidase, which yields MRKIWTLLTAFTMMFSVANAGDKITIKSITNGEFSAEMMQGMNPIAGTDQFTRISSDGKQVLQCSFKTGQTTAVLFDISKTIGEKINGFDGYIMSPDRKRMLIQTKTEHIYRRSFKATYYIYTIASTKLEKLSDGDKQQVPTWSPDGNLIAFVRNNNIFLVKLLYDNAESAVTADGKPNEIINGIPDWVNEEEFSHNKALVFSADASMLVWVKYDEKAVKEYSIQMFKGSHPTFNSYADYPGLDSYKYPKAGFDNAIVSLWSFDIKSKRTQKMQLPLSADSYIPRLKATNDANQVIAFTMNRHQDELCLYSVNPRSTVAQLLIKETSPKYIKEEAIGNILITPNNILIPNDKEGAMNLYLYSRNGQLIRKIGNNKTIITDVYGINDATGEVYYQAALPTPHDRKVCVSKKNGSVEELTKQEGWNQARFSGDFKYFLNTWSNYNTPFVFTIRDNQGKVLSTPINNEKLKNKISNYDWAKREAFTFTTSEGIQLDGWMMKPLNFNPSKHYPVVLFQYSGPGSQQVINSWNAGSMGQGGAFDAYLAQNDIIVVCVDGRGTGGREAAFEKATYLQLGKLEAKDQVETALWLGKLSYVDKENIGIWGWSFGGFNTLMSMSEGRKVFKAGVAVAAPTDWKFYDTIYTERYMRTPKENPDGYKDNPISRVNQLEGSLLLCHGTADDNVHMQNAYEYSEALVQADKDFRELYYTNRNHSIYGGNTRNHLLRQISNFFINELIIQTK from the coding sequence ATGAGAAAGATTTGGACCCTTCTTACTGCATTCACAATGATGTTTAGCGTTGCCAATGCAGGTGATAAAATCACGATAAAGTCAATTACTAATGGTGAATTCTCTGCTGAAATGATGCAAGGAATGAATCCCATTGCAGGAACAGACCAATTTACTCGCATCAGTAGTGACGGCAAACAAGTTTTACAATGCTCGTTTAAAACAGGACAAACAACGGCTGTTTTATTCGATATATCAAAGACTATAGGCGAGAAAATTAATGGTTTTGACGGCTATATCATGTCGCCTGATCGCAAAAGAATGCTCATTCAAACCAAAACAGAACACATATACCGACGCTCTTTCAAAGCAACTTATTATATATACACCATCGCTTCTACTAAATTAGAAAAGCTTTCAGATGGCGATAAGCAACAAGTTCCAACCTGGTCTCCCGACGGAAACCTTATAGCTTTCGTGAGAAATAATAACATTTTCTTAGTAAAACTATTATACGATAATGCCGAAAGTGCTGTAACGGCAGACGGAAAGCCAAATGAAATCATTAATGGTATCCCCGATTGGGTGAATGAAGAAGAGTTTAGTCACAACAAAGCACTTGTATTTAGTGCAGATGCTTCAATGCTTGTGTGGGTGAAATACGACGAAAAGGCGGTTAAAGAATATTCTATTCAGATGTTTAAAGGCTCTCATCCAACATTCAACTCTTATGCTGATTACCCAGGATTAGATTCTTATAAATATCCTAAAGCAGGTTTTGATAATGCTATTGTGTCGCTATGGAGCTTTGATATAAAGTCAAAAAGAACCCAAAAGATGCAATTACCGTTATCTGCAGACAGCTATATCCCACGTTTAAAGGCAACAAACGATGCCAATCAAGTGATTGCTTTCACCATGAATCGCCATCAAGATGAATTGTGTTTATATTCTGTCAATCCTCGAAGTACAGTTGCACAGCTACTCATTAAGGAAACATCTCCTAAATATATTAAAGAAGAAGCCATTGGAAATATATTGATAACTCCTAACAATATATTGATTCCTAATGACAAAGAGGGAGCAATGAACTTGTATCTTTACTCCCGAAATGGTCAACTTATCCGTAAGATAGGCAATAATAAAACTATTATTACTGATGTTTACGGAATTAACGACGCAACAGGCGAAGTGTATTATCAAGCAGCTTTGCCCACACCCCACGATAGAAAGGTTTGCGTTAGCAAGAAGAATGGTTCTGTAGAAGAGCTCACTAAGCAAGAAGGTTGGAATCAAGCACGCTTCTCTGGAGACTTTAAATACTTCTTAAATACATGGAGTAACTATAACACTCCTTTTGTTTTCACTATCAGAGACAATCAAGGCAAGGTGCTATCTACACCTATTAATAATGAGAAGTTAAAGAACAAGATTTCGAACTATGATTGGGCAAAACGTGAAGCCTTTACGTTTACAACCTCAGAGGGTATTCAATTAGATGGTTGGATGATGAAACCGCTTAACTTTAATCCTTCAAAACATTACCCTGTTGTGCTTTTTCAATACAGTGGTCCAGGCAGTCAGCAAGTTATTAACTCGTGGAATGCAGGCTCAATGGGTCAAGGTGGAGCCTTTGATGCATATCTTGCACAAAACGATATCATTGTGGTTTGTGTAGACGGACGTGGTACTGGCGGTAGAGAAGCAGCCTTTGAGAAAGCGACTTATTTGCAATTAGGAAAATTAGAAGCTAAAGATCAAGTTGAAACTGCATTGTGGTTAGGCAAGCTGTCGTATGTAGATAAAGAAAATATAGGTATTTGGGGCTGGAGTTTTGGTGGCTTTAATACCTTAATGAGTATGAGTGAAGGTCGCAAAGTGTTTAAAGCAGGTGTTGCGGTTGCTGCTCCTACCGACTGGAAATTCTATGATACCATCTACACTGAAAGATACATGAGAACTCCCAAAGAGAATCCTGATGGTTATAAAGACAATCCTATTAGTCGTGTAAATCAGTTAGAAGGATCATTATTACTATGCCATGGCACCGCAGATGATAATGTTCATATGCAAAATGCCTATGAATATTCAGAAGCATTGGTGCAAGCAGACAAAGACTTTAGAGAGCTTTACTACACCAATAGAAACCATTCTATCTACGGAGGAAACACTCGCAACCACCTACTTAGACAAATATCAAACTTCTTTATCAATGAATTAATAATACAAACTAAATAA
- a CDS encoding glycosyltransferase family 8 protein translates to MDILACTDKNYIMPCGVMMRSVCENNLNEHIIFHLIIDKSVDDKCKNKLQQCLVGNTSIQFYHFNDSILTKYTIGKGHHLTIATYYRLFICNLLPQNISRIIYLDCDLIVRHPLNKLWNTDLTNKALGAVTDMGEAMTERYSRLNYPQSLGYFNAGVLLINIEYWREHNLQDVFWNYMKENIDKLKQHDQDVLNYTCRDCKVNLPFIYNSQDGFGYNRAYFDVKKYAQELPQALTAPVILHFTANKPWEKECDHPYKNEFFKYQNLTPWKGMPLIAAKVPLTKKQKFVRFLRALGVIKPRYKILVKELR, encoded by the coding sequence ATGGATATACTAGCTTGTACAGATAAAAACTATATAATGCCATGTGGTGTTATGATGCGATCTGTTTGTGAAAACAATCTAAATGAACATATTATATTCCATCTTATTATAGACAAAAGTGTTGATGACAAGTGTAAAAATAAATTACAACAATGTTTAGTTGGAAATACAAGTATTCAGTTCTATCATTTTAATGATTCAATACTAACAAAATATACTATTGGAAAAGGGCATCATTTAACTATTGCTACTTATTATCGCTTATTTATTTGTAACCTTCTACCTCAGAATATAAGTCGCATTATTTATTTAGATTGCGATTTAATTGTAAGACATCCACTTAATAAACTTTGGAATACAGATCTAACCAATAAAGCCCTTGGTGCAGTAACAGATATGGGAGAAGCTATGACTGAACGCTACTCACGTTTAAACTATCCACAATCTTTGGGTTACTTTAATGCAGGAGTACTGTTAATAAACATAGAATATTGGAGAGAGCATAATTTGCAAGATGTATTTTGGAACTATATGAAAGAAAATATAGACAAATTAAAGCAACACGACCAAGATGTCTTAAACTATACTTGTCGAGATTGTAAAGTAAATTTACCTTTTATTTATAATTCCCAAGATGGTTTTGGATATAACAGAGCTTATTTTGATGTAAAAAAATATGCTCAAGAATTACCTCAAGCCCTCACGGCACCTGTGATTTTACACTTTACTGCAAATAAGCCATGGGAAAAAGAATGTGATCACCCTTATAAAAATGAATTTTTCAAGTATCAGAATCTAACACCATGGAAAGGAATGCCTTTGATTGCAGCTAAAGTTCCGTTAACAAAAAAACAAAAGTTTGTACGCTTCCTACGAGCATTAGGCGTTATAAAGCCAAGATATAAGATATTAGTAAAAGAACTACGATAA